A window of Corythoichthys intestinalis isolate RoL2023-P3 chromosome 14, ASM3026506v1, whole genome shotgun sequence contains these coding sequences:
- the atg9b gene encoding autophagy-related protein 9B, which yields MANLEAYREYQRIEDLEEDSPPGEEDLLLHVPEGLKDSWHHIKNLDNFFTRIYHFHQKNGFACMMLSEFFELVQFLFVVTFTTFLVNCVEYDVLFANRAVNHTGHNPLDRSKVTIPDALLPSQQCTQSIQENRWIIFLLIMATVFWIYRLIKVICNVLSYWEIRQFYIKALKIRMDELCNFTWQEVQDRLISLQREQQMCVHKKELTELDIYHRILRFKNYMVAMINKSLLPVRLQLPLLGDVIFLTQGLKYNFELILFWGPGSLFQNKWNLHPKYKRSSNRLELAQQLSRVILLMGVANLLLCPFILVWQVLYAFFSYTEIIRREPGSLGARRWSLYGRLYLRHFNELNHELHGRLGRGYKPTSKYMNSFTSPLLTVLAKNVAFFSGSVLAVLIALTVYDEDVLTVQHILTGITVLGVVITITRSFIPDEHMVWCPEQLLQCMLAHIHYMPDHWRGNANKSETRDEVAQLFQYKAVFILEELLSPIVTPFILIFLLRSKSLEIVDFFRNFTVEVVGVGDICSFAQMDIRRHGNPTWLSEGQTEASVYQQAENGKTELSLMHFTIKNPHWQPPLESSVFISHLKEKVHHDAQSGPSPQLLLSEAPLCTSLQSNESGTGPDNLLASVLAHPVLTASGLQGRDHRFIPPSTAASAAASVLASLSTSQLPHTGRGRSQRHQGSFLHPDSTMYHSDRTVIDSMSFSDSHLRSNTLHSEFASAEMSLHAIYMHELHQQTSHPQRNSGQWHSSVPMTELHSHTGNPAHVSSTPSLVTPVHLGGWQEEEEEDEGEEEINSGSTQKQDTRT from the exons ATGGCCAATTTGGAAGCTTACCGGGAGTACCAGAGGATTGAGGACCTGGAGGAGGACTCTCCACCAGGAGAGGAGGATTTGCTACTCCATGTGCCCGAAGGCCTGAAAG attcatggcatcACATCAAGAACTTGGATAACTTCTTCACTAGAAT CTATCATTTTCATCAAAAAAATGGCTTCGCCTGTATGATGCTTTCGGAGTTCTTTGAGCTTGT TCAATTTTTGTTTGTCGTCACTTTCACGACGTTCTTGGTCAACTGCGTGGAGTATGATGTCCTGTTTGCTAACCGAGCTGTCAATCACACGGGTCACAACCCGTTGGACCGGAGCAAGGTCACCATCCCCGATGCACTTTTGCCCAGCCAGCAGTGCACTCAAAG CATTCAAGAAAACAGATGGATCATATTCCTTCTAATTATGGCGACCGTCTTCTGGATCTATCGACTTATCAAAGTCATTTGCAACGTTCTGAGCTACTGGGAGATTCGTCAGTTCTACATTAAAGCACTGAAGATCAGAATG GATGAACTATGCAACTTCACATGGCAGGAAGTCCAGGATCGTCTCATCAGCCTGCAGCGAGAGCAGCAAATGTGCGTCCACAAGAAAGAACTGacagaattggacatctatcatcgcATCTTGCGCTTCAAAAATTACATGGTTGCCATGATCAACAAATCTCTGCTTCCCGTGCGGCTGCAGCTCCCCCTGTTGGGCGATGTAATCTTTCTCACACAGGGCTTGAAGTACAACTTTGAACTCATCCTCTTCTGGGGCCCTGGCTCTCTGTTCCAGAACAAATGGAACCTGCACCCCAAGTACAAGCGCAGCAGCAATCGGCTGGAGCTGGCACAGCAGCTCAGCAGGGTCATCCTGCTCATGGGTGTGGCCAATCTGCTGCTATGTCCCTTCATTCTGGTGTGGCAGGTGCTCTACGCATTCTTCAGCTACACCGAAATCATTCGGCGCGAGCCCGGGAGTCTGGGCGCGCGCCGCTGGTCCCTTTACGGTCGACTGTACTTGCGCCACTTCAACGAGCTGAACCACGAGCTGCATGGACGCTTGGGTCGaggctacaagcccacgtccaaATACATGAATTCCTTCACGTCGCCGCTGCTCACCGTGCTGGCTAAAAACGTCGCCTTCTTCTCGGGCTCCGTGTTGGCCGTGCTTATTGCGCTCACTGTCTACGACGAAGACGTCTTGACTGTGCAGCACATTTTGACTGGCATCACTGTGCTAGGGGTGGTTATCACTATCACCAG GTCCTTCATCCCAGACGAGCATATGGTTTGGTGCCCAGAACAgctgctgcagtgcatgctggcCCACATCCACTACATGCCGGACCACTGGAGGGGCAACGCTAACAAGAGCGAAACCCGTGACGAGGTGGCACAGCTGTTTCAGTACAAAGCG GTGTTCATCCTGGAGGAGCTGCTCAGTCCCATCGTCACACCCTTTATCCTCATCTTCCTGCTAAGGAGCAAGTCTCTGGAGATTGTCGATTTCTTCCGGAATTTCACAGTGGAGGTCGTCGGTGTGGGAGATATATGCTCCTTTGCGCAGATGGACATCAGACGCCACGGGAACCCAACT TGGCTGTCTGAGGGCCAGACGGAGGCATCTGTGTACCAGCAGGCCGAAAATGGCAAGACGGAGTTGTCACTCATGCATTTCACCattaagaacccacactggcagcCACCATTGGAAAGCTCTGTGTTCATCAGTCATCTCAAGGAGAAGGTACACCACGATGCGCAAAGTGGTCCGTCTCCGCAGCTCTTGCTCTCTGAGGCGCCGCTATGCACATCACTGCAGTCCAATGAGTCCGGTACTGGG CCTGATAATCTGCTTGCCAGCGTCTTGGCACACCCCGTTCTCACTGCGTCAGGACTACAAGGCAGAGATCACCGCTTCATCCCACCGAGCACGGCAGCGTCAGCGGCCGCCAGTGTCCTTGCCTCTTTGTCTACTTCTCAGCTGCCGCACACAGGCCGGGGCCGCTCGCAACGCCACCAAGGGTCCTTCTTACATCCAGACAGTACTATGTACCACAGTGATCGAACTGTCATAGACAG TATGTCATTCAGCGACAGCCATTTACGGAGCAATACGCTCCACTCGGAGTTTGCCTCAGCAGAGATGAGCCTTCACGCCATTTACATGCATGAG CTCCACCAGCAGACGTCACACCCTCAGAGAAATTCAGGGCAATGGCATAGCTCGGTGCCAATGACAGAGCTCCACAGTCACACTG gTAACCCTGCCCATGTTAGTTCAACGCCGTCTTTGGTCACACCAGTGCACCTTGGTGGGTGGCAAGAAGAAGAGGAAGAAGATGAAGGTGAAGAGGAGATAAACAGTGGCTCCACTCAGAAACAAGACACCAGGACTTGA
- the abcb8 gene encoding mitochondrial potassium channel ATP-binding subunit, with translation MLYCGAVTFAAPARLLSLHLQCHKTAGLWKYSRLYPSLGRNGWNGSCQHGNVASRLWSVAQRTVRQSAPRVPRQSSVTRRFILAPAALIVCGRLFCQAAHCEADFNNNIQVETVTKNPEFKWHILWEFVKPQLFALTCAVVLAFGAAILNIQIPLMLGELVNVVARYLREHTGNYVHEIRGPAFKLLGLYGIQGLLTSGYIILLSRVGERVAADMRKTLFASLLRQDVAFFDANKTGQLVNRLTADIQEFKSSFKLVISQGLRSITQTVGCFVSLYVISPKLTGLTVVVLPCLVGAGALIGSFLRRLSRLAQEQVAKATGVADEALGNVRTVKAFAMEERELQLYAYEVEKSCEMNENLGTGIAVFQGLSNIALNCIVLGTIFAGGTLISNNEMSPGDLMSFLVASQTVQRSLASISILFGQMVRGTSAGARVFEYLSLKPSIPLSGGGRIPYHSLTGRVDFLNISFSYPTRPGHQILERFNLTLPPGKTIAIVGESGGGKSTVASLMERFYDPTSGVVMLDGLDIRTLDLCWLRGQVIGFINQEPVLFGASIMENIRFGKPEATDAEVFEAAKQANAHRFIESFPDGYNTVLGERGVTLSGGQKQRVAIARALIKNPSILVLDEATSALDAESERVVQEALDRATQGRTVLIIAHRLSTIQAADLICVMSNGRIVEAGTHTELLSRRGLYSDLIRRQRAEGQK, from the exons ATGTTGTATTGCGGTGCAGTTACATTTGCTGCACCAGCCCGGTTGCTGTCGTTACATCTACAGTGCCATAAAACGGCAGGTTTATGGAAATATTCACG ATTATATCCATCTTTGGGGCGCAATGGATGGAATGGCTCGTGTCAACATGGGAATGTCGCCAGTCGTTTATGGAGTGTGGCTCAAAGAACTGTGCGACAATCTGCCCCACGGGTGCCCAGACAGTCTAGCGTGACAAGGAGGTTCATCCTTGCCCCAGCAGCACTTATAGTCTGCGGGCGACTGTTTTGCCAGGCGGCACACTGTGAGGCAGATTTCAACAACAACATCCAAGTGGAGACAGTGACCAAAAATCCCGAGTTCAAATGGCACATCCTGTGGGAGTTTGTGAAACCTCAGCTGTTTGCACTTACATGTGCTGTTGTA CTTGCTTTTGGTGCGGCCATTCTGAACATTCAAATTCCATTAATGTTGGGGGAGCTGGTGAATGTAGTGGCTCGTTACCTGAGGGAACACACTGGGAATTATGTCCATGAGATAAGAGGTCCTGCGTTTAAATTGCTTGGACTCTATGGCATCCAA GGCTTACTGACAAGTGGCTACATCATCCTGCTATCGAGGGTGGGAGAAAGAGTAGCTGCGGACATGAGGAAAACTCTTTTTGCATCCCTACTGAG gcAAGACGTGGCTTTCTTTGATGCGAACAAAACTGGACAACTGGTTAATCGCTTGACTGCTGACATTCAGGAGTTCAAATCTTCCTTTAAGTTGGTCATTTCTCAG GGTCTGCGGAGTATCACACAGACAGTGGGGTGCTTCGTGTCGCTTTACGTCATCTCACCTAAACTCACAGGCTTGACAGTAGTGGTGCTTCCTTGTCTCGTGGGAGCAGGCGCTCTCATCGGCTCGTTTCTCCGCAGACTTTCCCGTTTAGCTCAGGAACAG GTTGCCAAAGCAACTGGAGTGGCCGACGAGGCACTTGGAAATGTCCGAACAGTGAAAGCCTTTGCAATGGAGGAACGGGAACTACA GTTGTACGCATACGAAGTGGAAAAATCttgtgaaatgaatgaaaatctcgGGACAGGAATAGCAGTTTTCCAGGGTCTTTCAAACATTGCCCTCAACT GCATTGTTCTTGGAACCATTTTTGCAGGTGGAACTCTAATTTCAAACAATGAAATGTCCCCTGGAGATCTTATGTCTTTCTTGGTTGCTTCGCAGACTGTACAGAG GTCCTTAGCCAGTATATCTATCCTTTTTGGGCAA ATGGTGAGAGGCACAAGCGCTGGTGCTCGCGTTTTTGAATATTTGTCCCTGAAGCCTTCCATCCCCCTTTCTGGCGGAGGTCGTATACCGTACCATTCGCTGACAGGAAGAGTTGATTTTCTTAATATTTCATTTAG CTATCCGACAAGACCAGGTCATCAGATTTTGGAGAGGTTCAACTTAACACTGCCACCTGGCAAAACAATAGCCATTGTTGGGGAATCTGGAGGAG GAAAGTCTACAGTAGCATCCTTAATGGAGCGTTTCTATGACCCGACAAGCGGCGTAGTAATGTTGGACGGACTTGACATTCGAACTCTTGATCTCTGCTGGCTTAGGGGAcaagttattggatttatcaatcaa GAGCCTGTTCTTTTTGGGGCATCCATCATGGAGAACATCCGCTTTGGAAAACCCGAAGCCACTGATGCCGAGGTCTTTGAGGCTGCCAAACAAGCTAATGCTCACCGCTTTATTGAAAGTTTCCCAGACGGCTACAACACTGTGCTCG GAGAGCGAGGTGTGACTTTATCAGGCGGCCAGAAACAGCGTGTCGCCATCGCAAGGGCCCTCATCAAGAACCCGAGCATCTTGGTGCTGGACGAGGCCACCAGCGCCTTGGATGCAGAGTCAGAGCGTGTGGTGCAGGAGGCTCTGGACCGGGCCACTCAGGGGCGCACAGTGTTAATCATTGCCCACCGCCTGAGCACCATACAAGCAGCCGACCTCATCTGCGTCATGAGCAACGGGCGCATCGTGGAA gctgGAACTCACACTGAACTGCTGAGCCGAAGAGGACTTTATTCTGACCTGATCCGAAGACAGAGAGCTGAGGGGCAGAAATGA